From Treponema sp. OMZ 787:
AAAACCTATCAAAATTGAAAGAATTGCAACTACTACAGTTAATTGAGCCAAAAAATTTTCACAAACAAATCTTAATGTAGAAAGAGGTGAAACATTATTTCTAATCTTTAAGCGTTCATTATTTAACTCGAACATAGCCCAGCCCACCGAATTAAGAATAACGGAAAAAACTATCCATCCGAAAAAATTGAAAAAAACTTTAAACCAAATATTTACCGAAAGATTTTTTTGAAAGCTAACCTTATTTACCTTTGTGCTCACTCTAAGAGCATCTTCGATTTTTTGAAAATCAAAAATACCTTGTGATTTTTTTACGCTGGCCGCAAATGTTAAATACATATTTACCTGAAGATCTATATAGAATCCTGACTTTTTTCTGTCATCCTTGAAACTTATAAGAGCTTTTTTACCATTCATTATATTTTCTTCCATATTGTTATTTAGTATAAGGCCTGCATGTATTCTTTGTAAGGAAATTCCTTTTTTCATTTCCCGTAAAATCTCTTCATCAGTTTTGTTTTTTCCGTCGATTATAGAAACATCATGTTTTGACTTCAAATAAGAAATTAACTTTTTTGACAGTTCAGAATCATCATTGTCGACTATGCTAACGCTAAGAGGAGTTTCAGCAAATTCGCTTACCTGAGAGTCTTGAGATTTTAGCGTCATAAAACTTATAAACAAAAAAATCACAACATAAATCATTGTACTGATTTTTTTTGTCCAAACTAATCTTAGAAAGTTTTTATAAACTATCATATTGCACCTTCCTTGAATTAATAAATGAAAGCGATAAAAATATTATAATACCTATTGTGTAAACAATAAAAAATGCAGGCATAGAACTATATTCTCCCAAAATATTTATATTGTAAAGATTGGTCGTAAAAAGAGCTATAGGATTTATTGTACCTAAAATAGGCACAGCATTTTCAAGAGACATTTTTATTTCAGGCCCCATCATGCCGGATAAGAAGGCTAAAAAAAGACTTGAAAAAACACAGATCATACTTTTTGATTGTGTATCGCCTATAGGAGCAGAACCTATAAATAAACCTACAACCGATCCAAAAATATTTGCATAAACCAAGAGTAAAAGCGTAACCTTAAAATCTGTTATAAATGGTATCTTTAAAACAAAGAGCACAAAGGAAATATATATGAGATTGGCTGTAAGATTAAAAACGATATAAAATATAATTCCTGCAAGATAAGAGTAAAAGCGTTTAATGGGAGTCGTACAAATTCTTGCCCCCAGTTTTGAAATATTTCCCTGTATCTTTAAAGCAACATCTATCGATCCGAACATTGTGTAAATTGAAACCATAGCCAAAAGAGAATAGAATAAGATAATACTCAAACTCATTTTTTCATTTTTACTTTCAATATAATTTTTACCGTATTGAAAAGAATTTATTGGAACATTGAGAGCTTCAATTTGTTTTATTTGGTCGATTACGGTTTTTGTTATTGTCTGTGATAAACCGTCCTCGCTTACGCGAATTGATTGGCCGGCTTCAATAAAGGTTTTTATTTTTTTTGTTCGGAGCATTTCATTTGCATCAGCTTCTGCAATTATTTTTGTATCAAACATTCCGGTAAATTC
This genomic window contains:
- a CDS encoding ABC transporter permease; the encoded protein is MKFFLREIKYYSIDMLHSLDGIFWTLVYPILLSSLYFTIFSAVGNYDAGKIEIGIEKNNPIYRTLEFTGMFDTKIIAEADANEMLRTKKIKTFIEAGQSIRVSEDGLSQTITKTVIDQIKQIEALNVPINSFQYGKNYIESKNEKMSLSIILFYSLLAMVSIYTMFGSIDVALKIQGNISKLGARICTTPIKRFYSYLAGIIFYIVFNLTANLIYISFVLFVLKIPFITDFKVTLLLLVYANIFGSVVGLFIGSAPIGDTQSKSMICVFSSLFLAFLSGMMGPEIKMSLENAVPILGTINPIALFTTNLYNINILGEYSSMPAFFIVYTIGIIIFLSLSFINSRKVQYDSL
- a CDS encoding ABC transporter permease gives rise to the protein MIVYKNFLRLVWTKKISTMIYVVIFLFISFMTLKSQDSQVSEFAETPLSVSIVDNDDSELSKKLISYLKSKHDVSIIDGKNKTDEEILREMKKGISLQRIHAGLILNNNMEENIMNGKKALISFKDDRKKSGFYIDLQVNMYLTFAASVKKSQGIFDFQKIEDALRVSTKVNKVSFQKNLSVNIWFKVFFNFFGWIVFSVILNSVGWAMFELNNERLKIRNNVSPLSTLRFVCENFLAQLTVVVAILSILIGFAVITNINRLENIPLLFYAFNALIYTAVVLALTFMFNSFLKKGSVMGIIGTVLPLSLAFISGVFVEQELLPDFIVNISRLFPTYYYVSSNEFTQINLSIDWKNIGMLFLFLLLYFTIGTYFSKLGRSQSRIEFSRQ